Proteins from one Rhodothermales bacterium genomic window:
- a CDS encoding TetR/AcrR family transcriptional regulator, whose protein sequence is MPDPRTGGTDLRRAILDQTRHLLVEEGYHTLSMRKIARAVGCSATSIYLHFENKDALFHGLIDEGFARLNEAFQHVADAHADAVERLETLSRRYVEFGLDNPEYYEIMFMLHPERMSRYPAEKYRRARRNLEVFTETLREGADAGQLDVEDAAVAASVLWAALHGAVGLLLARRVDVRIERDVFVEAVVRHAIVGFRFHAGALPHVDG, encoded by the coding sequence ATGCCCGATCCTCGCACCGGCGGCACGGACCTCCGCCGCGCCATCCTCGACCAGACGCGCCACCTCCTCGTGGAGGAGGGGTACCACACCCTCTCGATGCGGAAGATCGCGCGCGCCGTCGGGTGCAGCGCGACGAGCATCTACCTCCACTTCGAGAACAAGGACGCGCTCTTCCACGGCCTCATCGATGAGGGTTTCGCGCGGCTCAACGAGGCGTTCCAGCACGTCGCCGACGCCCACGCCGATGCTGTGGAGCGGCTCGAAACGCTCAGCCGCCGCTACGTCGAGTTTGGGCTCGACAACCCCGAGTACTACGAGATCATGTTCATGCTGCACCCGGAGCGGATGTCGCGCTACCCGGCCGAGAAGTACCGCCGCGCCCGCCGCAACCTCGAGGTGTTCACCGAGACGCTACGCGAAGGCGCCGACGCTGGGCAACTCGACGTCGAGGACGCGGCTGTCGCGGCGAGCGTGCTGTGGGCCGCGCTCCACGGCGCCGTCGGCCTCCTGCTCGCGCGCCGCGTGGACGTCCGCATCGAGCGCGACGTGTTCGTCGAAGCCGTCGTCCGCCACGCGATCGTCGGCTTCCGCTTCCACGCGGGCGCACTCCCGCACGTAGACGGCTAA
- the pepT gene encoding peptidase T yields MPSLPADAVPDLPSVARRFVRYVQIDTQSDPDAETTPSTEKQKDLSRLLADELCALGIDAAMDAFGYVYATLPSTLADASRMPTLGLVAHVDTSPDEPGTDVRPFVHTDYQGDVIAFPGDASVTLDPARQPALLDHLGHDLITSDGTTLLGSDDKAGVAVLMQLVEDLLDDDAPRPEVRLLFTVDEEIGRGVDKLDRERFGAGVAYTVDGGGVGGIYAETFNAAEATVTVEGVTVHPGYAHGVMANAVRILAEIVATLPADEAPETTEGRAGYVHPHTITHGETGHAAAKILLRDFETEGMERRKALVHRLADEAAARHPRARIGVEIRDSYQNMLRYIEASDPRTVTFAEAAARTLGIEPELRLVRGGTDGARLSELGIPTPNLFTGGHDFHSRFEWNTVQNLETSLAFVKTLVRHWGEHGGA; encoded by the coding sequence ATGCCCTCGCTCCCCGCCGACGCGGTCCCCGACCTCCCGTCCGTCGCCCGCCGCTTCGTCCGCTACGTGCAGATCGATACGCAGTCCGACCCCGACGCCGAGACGACCCCCTCGACAGAGAAGCAGAAGGACCTCAGCCGCCTCCTCGCCGATGAGCTCTGCGCGCTCGGCATCGACGCGGCGATGGACGCCTTCGGCTACGTCTATGCGACGTTGCCTTCGACGCTCGCCGACGCTTCACGGATGCCGACCCTCGGTCTCGTCGCTCACGTCGATACGTCGCCGGACGAGCCGGGCACCGACGTGCGCCCCTTCGTCCACACCGACTATCAGGGCGACGTGATCGCGTTCCCCGGCGACGCGTCCGTCACGCTCGACCCCGCGCGGCAACCCGCCCTCCTCGACCACCTCGGCCACGACCTGATCACGAGCGACGGCACGACGCTCCTCGGCTCCGACGACAAAGCCGGCGTCGCCGTCCTCATGCAACTCGTCGAAGATCTGCTCGATGACGACGCGCCGCGTCCCGAGGTCCGCCTGCTGTTCACCGTCGACGAAGAGATCGGCCGCGGCGTCGACAAGCTCGACCGCGAGCGCTTCGGGGCTGGCGTGGCATACACCGTCGACGGCGGCGGCGTGGGCGGGATTTACGCCGAGACCTTCAACGCGGCCGAGGCGACGGTGACGGTCGAGGGCGTGACCGTCCACCCCGGCTACGCACACGGCGTGATGGCGAACGCCGTCCGCATCCTCGCCGAAATCGTCGCCACGCTCCCTGCCGACGAAGCGCCGGAGACGACGGAAGGCCGCGCAGGCTACGTCCACCCGCACACGATCACGCACGGCGAAACCGGCCACGCCGCCGCCAAGATTCTGCTACGCGACTTCGAGACCGAGGGCATGGAACGCCGCAAAGCGCTCGTTCACCGCCTCGCCGACGAGGCCGCCGCGCGCCATCCGCGCGCCCGCATCGGCGTCGAGATCCGCGACAGCTACCAGAACATGCTGCGCTACATCGAGGCGTCGGACCCGCGCACGGTCACGTTCGCCGAGGCCGCGGCGCGCACGCTCGGGATCGAGCCCGAACTCCGCCTTGTGCGCGGCGGCACCGATGGCGCGCGGCTCTCCGAGTTGGGCATCCCCACGCCGAATCTGTTCACCGGCGGCCACGACTTCCACAGCCGCTTCGAATGGAACACCGTGCAAAACCTCGAGACGTC